A portion of the Candidatus Edwardsbacteria bacterium genome contains these proteins:
- a CDS encoding NADH-quinone oxidoreductase subunit H, producing MLRILIMVMALLFISPLLEGILRKFKALVHSRIGPPLLQPYWDTLKLLGKDDVRSPHSMLGALPAYLSLAAVLMAGLLVPVGGSAAFAGGDMILFLYMIGFASVCVMLAGMDSGSPYAFLGTAREMMTSLTVEPVLFITLITAALKTHSFRFSDMAFYQQSSGTSLSMIISGIALLLGIQAQLSKLPFDIPEAEGELMGGPFIEISGPTFALYRWGFIIKQLIFSLILVQIFFPWTFGLSGLWAVLAQIAKILVVVLLVGLVDVVNPRLRIDQAMIYYFGVVLTALVGLVFALVGA from the coding sequence ATGCTCAGAATATTAATAATGGTAATGGCCCTGCTCTTCATATCCCCGCTGCTGGAAGGCATCCTCCGCAAATTCAAGGCGCTGGTGCATTCCCGGATCGGGCCGCCGTTGCTGCAGCCCTACTGGGACACCCTCAAGCTGCTGGGCAAGGATGATGTCCGTTCTCCCCATTCCATGCTGGGGGCGCTGCCGGCCTACTTAAGCCTGGCCGCCGTCCTGATGGCCGGGCTGCTGGTGCCGGTGGGCGGAAGCGCGGCTTTTGCCGGCGGCGATATGATACTGTTCCTCTATATGATAGGCTTCGCCTCGGTGTGCGTGATGCTGGCCGGGATGGACTCCGGCTCGCCCTACGCCTTTCTGGGCACTGCCCGGGAGATGATGACCTCCCTGACGGTGGAGCCGGTGCTGTTCATCACCCTGATCACGGCGGCCCTGAAGACCCACAGCTTCCGCTTTTCCGACATGGCCTTCTACCAGCAGTCCTCCGGCACCTCACTTTCCATGATCATCTCCGGCATCGCGCTGTTATTGGGCATCCAGGCCCAGCTGTCCAAACTGCCTTTCGACATCCCCGAGGCCGAGGGCGAGTTGATGGGCGGACCGTTCATCGAGATCTCCGGGCCGACCTTCGCCCTGTACCGCTGGGGCTTCATCATCAAACAGCTGATATTCTCCCTGATCCTGGTGCAGATATTCTTCCCCTGGACCTTCGGCCTCTCCGGCCTGTGGGCGGTGCTGGCACAGATCGCCAAGATATTGGTGGTGGTCCTGCTGGTCGGGCTGGTGGACGTGGTCAATCCCCGTCTGCGGATAGACCAGGCCATGATCTATTATTTCGGCGTGGTGCTGACGGCTTTGGTGGGACTGGTGTTTGCGTTGGTAGGAGCGTAA
- a CDS encoding NADH-quinone oxidoreductase subunit K, producing MGDLITTLMACHFIASVGAAEIRNLKTATLFLLVQSLLLSFIIVAFAEKSQNYTLYWWAVMTFITKVIIIPGLLWWHIKRTEFIEVKPLVSFVVSFIILSVFLIVFYQMIRTYVGFIAPTVEATIEPARSSLALAFTIFVLGLYVLVVHRDAVKIIIGLHLIENGVHLALVTLVPKLPVTTILGIVSNVVVAAVMLLFLTESIYKAFGSADTMKLSSLKR from the coding sequence ATGGGTGATTTAATCACAACCTTAATGGCCTGCCACTTCATTGCTTCGGTGGGTGCGGCCGAGATCAGGAATTTAAAGACAGCCACCCTGTTCCTGTTGGTGCAGTCGCTGCTGCTGTCGTTCATCATCGTGGCCTTTGCAGAGAAAAGCCAGAACTACACCCTGTACTGGTGGGCGGTAATGACCTTCATCACCAAGGTGATAATCATCCCCGGGCTGTTGTGGTGGCACATCAAACGCACCGAGTTCATTGAGGTAAAGCCTCTGGTGAGCTTCGTGGTGTCGTTCATAATCCTGTCCGTATTCCTGATCGTCTTCTACCAGATGATCCGCACCTATGTGGGCTTCATCGCCCCGACGGTGGAGGCCACCATCGAGCCGGCCCGCTCGTCGCTGGCCCTGGCCTTCACCATCTTTGTACTGGGACTGTACGTGCTGGTGGTCCACCGTGATGCGGTCAAGATAATCATCGGCCTGCACCTGATAGAGAACGGCGTCCACCTGGCCCTGGTGACCCTGGTGCCCAAGCTTCCGGTGACCACCATCCTGGGGATAGTCTCCAACGTAGTGGTGGCCGCGGTGATGCTGCTGTTCCTCACCGAGAGCATCTACAAGGCCTTCGGCAGCGCTGATACCATGAAGCTGTCCAGCCTGAAACGATAG
- a CDS encoding four helix bundle protein, protein MELKFQKLEVWNISLECIDKVYALLEKYPKSEEYILKQQGKRSVTSIALNIAEGSCKHTKKDFAHYINTAVGSLVETIANLKIGVARKYISPAEFKGAEPLLDKLYFKLLALEKSLRA, encoded by the coding sequence ATGGAACTGAAGTTTCAGAAACTGGAAGTATGGAATATTTCACTGGAATGCATCGATAAAGTGTACGCTTTGCTGGAGAAGTATCCCAAGTCCGAAGAATATATCCTGAAACAGCAAGGAAAGAGATCGGTAACTTCAATTGCCCTGAACATTGCGGAAGGAAGCTGTAAGCATACCAAAAAAGATTTCGCTCATTATATCAATACTGCTGTCGGCTCTTTGGTGGAAACAATAGCGAATCTCAAAATCGGCGTCGCCCGAAAATATATTTCCCCGGCGGAGTTTAAAGGAGCAGAACCATTGTTAGACAAATTATATTTCAAGCTTCTGGCGTTGGAAAAATCGCTGCGGGCATAA
- a CDS encoding cyclic nucleotide-binding domain-containing protein, with protein sequence MVNKDVLKKLNFFSDFSDAELEKLAPLFSQRSYSADQVMIPERAPNKEMIILVEGKVAVEVATSLSENADRLVLTMEISPGRIIEWSDAFDLVQSGGTASARAVSDVKALVAEGQQVCQLCTTEPQMGIKMLQLILQVLASRLKDTRMQLVSMAAQSQ encoded by the coding sequence ATGGTCAACAAGGATGTTTTGAAAAAGCTGAACTTCTTCAGCGATTTCTCCGATGCCGAGCTGGAGAAACTGGCTCCGCTGTTCAGCCAGCGCAGTTATAGCGCCGATCAGGTAATGATCCCGGAACGGGCGCCCAACAAAGAGATGATAATCCTGGTGGAGGGCAAGGTGGCGGTGGAGGTGGCCACCAGCCTTTCCGAAAATGCCGACCGTCTGGTGCTGACCATGGAGATCAGCCCCGGCCGCATCATCGAATGGTCCGACGCCTTCGACCTGGTGCAGAGCGGCGGCACCGCCTCGGCCCGGGCGGTCAGCGACGTCAAAGCGCTGGTGGCCGAGGGGCAGCAGGTATGTCAACTGTGCACCACTGAGCCCCAGATGGGGATCAAAATGCTGCAGCTGATACTGCAGGTGCTGGCCTCGCGATTAAAAGATACCAGGATGCAATTGGTCAGCATGGCCGCTCAGAGTCAATAA
- a CDS encoding NADH-quinone oxidoreductase subunit B family protein, producing MFLKKLCAKAFTKSLWIYHINTGSCNGCDIEIVDVITPYYDAERFGIKLAGSPRHADIMLVSGPVTRQALPSLKRAYAAIPDPKLVIVVGSCGCGGNMWFDTYNVIGGVDKVIPVNFYIPGCPPRPEAILYGVAVALGLAPKKVQAEVSAEGPIREGMWK from the coding sequence ATGTTCCTAAAAAAACTTTGCGCCAAAGCGTTCACTAAATCGCTGTGGATCTACCACATCAACACCGGGTCGTGCAACGGCTGTGACATCGAGATCGTGGACGTGATCACGCCCTACTACGATGCCGAACGGTTCGGGATCAAGCTGGCCGGCTCTCCCCGCCATGCCGACATCATGCTGGTTTCCGGGCCGGTCACCCGGCAGGCCCTGCCGTCATTAAAGCGGGCCTATGCCGCCATTCCCGATCCCAAGCTGGTGATCGTGGTGGGCTCCTGCGGGTGCGGTGGAAATATGTGGTTCGATACTTACAACGTGATTGGCGGGGTGGACAAGGTGATACCGGTCAACTTCTATATACCGGGCTGCCCGCCCCGGCCCGAGGCCATCCTTTACGGAGTGGCGGTGGCCCTGGGTCTGGCTCCCAAGAAGGTGCAGGCGGAGGTTTCGGCTGAAGGGCCGATCCGGGAGGGAATGTGGAAATGA
- a CDS encoding 4Fe-4S dicluster domain-containing protein yields MILSKLKEALICFKNLRVTFPYPLKRNIEALPVEGFRGKLTIDVAKCIGCAGCANVCPSRLIVITDRQAVRKLDFYLERCTYCGRCADVCPEKAITMTQEFETATNDVHNDMHISAEVYMGTCQRCGRCFETQTIIDKMMTVGFRNGTGA; encoded by the coding sequence ATGATACTATCAAAATTAAAAGAAGCCCTCATTTGCTTCAAGAACCTGCGGGTCACCTTCCCCTATCCGCTGAAGCGGAATATCGAGGCCCTTCCGGTGGAGGGTTTCCGGGGCAAGCTGACCATAGACGTGGCCAAGTGTATCGGCTGCGCCGGCTGCGCCAATGTCTGCCCCTCGCGGCTGATAGTGATCACCGACCGCCAAGCTGTCCGCAAGCTGGACTTCTACCTGGAGCGCTGCACCTACTGCGGCCGCTGCGCCGATGTCTGCCCCGAGAAGGCCATCACCATGACCCAGGAATTCGAAACCGCCACCAACGACGTCCACAACGACATGCATATCTCGGCCGAGGTTTACATGGGGACCTGCCAGCGCTGCGGCCGGTGCTTTGAGACCCAGACCATCATAGACAAAATGATGACGGTGGGGTTCAGGAACGGGACGGGGGCGTAA
- a CDS encoding four helix bundle protein, producing MGGEIKDFTDLEIYQLALGLADWVYDISAEFPKEEIFNLTSQMRRSAVSVGANIAEGFGRYTYKERTRFCIYSRGSLAETKSHVLFSHRRKYISDIQLAEYSAKHKNLSVKLNNYISSLNKKANGPE from the coding sequence ATGGGCGGGGAGATAAAAGATTTTACAGATCTTGAAATATATCAACTGGCCCTGGGTTTAGCTGATTGGGTTTATGACATTTCTGCAGAATTTCCCAAGGAGGAAATTTTTAATTTGACTTCCCAGATGAGAAGATCGGCGGTTTCCGTAGGGGCCAACATAGCCGAAGGCTTTGGCAGATATACTTATAAAGAAAGAACTCGCTTTTGTATTTATTCCCGCGGCTCATTAGCAGAAACAAAAAGCCATGTATTATTCAGTCACCGAAGGAAATACATATCAGATATTCAGTTAGCGGAATATTCAGCTAAACATAAAAATCTTTCCGTAAAACTTAACAATTATATTAGTTCTCTGAATAAGAAAGCAAACGGCCCTGAATAA
- a CDS encoding oxidoreductase translates to MVVTINPMVVSILPFLVFMVPLVFGGLIFALGRLGKIVRHGLALTGIGLTLLIAIMMTVRVLNGEVLTWWGNNFYVDGLSTLMELAASVMGVIVVVYSMKYFGAKTEIEEAHPYTSMTTYYGQILVFLGLMNWTCATNNIIMLYVSLEFTTLATVFLVTFHWNKPALEAGYKYLLLVTVGVVFALLGSVLLYSAATPFLPVSRVLLLTELGTIATKIPSNIVLLAAAFMVVGFGTKAGLVPFHAWLPDAHAEAPAPVSALLSGIVIKVGAYALARTISVFAPHYGTIPLFIAILCSISMVVGMMMAMTQNDLKRMLAYSSVAQIAYVIEGLGMGTYLGIYGGLMHLINHTIIKGLLFLAVGAIIYSAGKRKISELSKVKFKMPLTAFAFFVGVFALSGMPPFNGFVSKFTLFLALGEAKLMWAAIIGIITSLFTLVCFFRAGYKIFWSEKEVHAVGAEATTATEVPAAMWVGMVLLAVAAIVLGVFPQIMHPLLDSATKCILRILIGG, encoded by the coding sequence ATGGTTGTAACTATCAATCCCATGGTGGTGTCGATACTGCCGTTCCTGGTTTTCATGGTCCCCTTGGTGTTCGGCGGGCTGATATTCGCCCTGGGCCGGTTGGGAAAGATCGTTCGCCATGGCCTGGCTTTGACCGGTATAGGCCTGACCCTGCTGATCGCCATCATGATGACCGTCCGGGTTTTAAACGGAGAGGTGCTCACCTGGTGGGGCAACAATTTCTACGTGGACGGGCTGTCCACCCTGATGGAGCTGGCGGCCAGCGTGATGGGGGTGATAGTGGTGGTCTACTCCATGAAATATTTCGGGGCCAAGACCGAGATAGAGGAGGCCCACCCTTACACCAGCATGACCACTTACTACGGGCAGATCCTGGTCTTTCTGGGCCTGATGAACTGGACCTGCGCCACCAATAACATCATCATGCTGTATGTCTCTCTGGAGTTCACCACCCTGGCCACCGTTTTTCTGGTGACCTTCCACTGGAACAAACCGGCCCTGGAGGCGGGATATAAATACCTGTTGCTGGTTACGGTAGGCGTGGTGTTCGCACTGTTGGGCTCGGTGCTGTTGTATTCGGCGGCCACCCCGTTCCTGCCGGTCTCCCGGGTGCTGCTGTTGACCGAGCTGGGGACCATCGCCACCAAGATACCCAGCAACATCGTGCTGCTGGCCGCCGCCTTTATGGTGGTGGGTTTCGGAACCAAGGCCGGGCTGGTGCCCTTTCACGCCTGGCTGCCCGACGCCCACGCCGAGGCTCCGGCTCCGGTGTCGGCTTTGTTGTCCGGCATAGTCATCAAGGTGGGGGCCTACGCTTTGGCTAGGACCATCTCGGTGTTCGCCCCGCACTACGGCACCATTCCCCTGTTCATCGCCATCCTCTGCTCCATCTCCATGGTCGTGGGCATGATGATGGCCATGACCCAGAACGACCTCAAGCGGATGCTGGCCTATTCCTCGGTGGCCCAGATTGCCTATGTCATCGAGGGGCTGGGCATGGGCACCTACCTGGGGATCTACGGCGGGCTGATGCACCTGATCAACCACACTATTATCAAGGGACTGCTGTTCCTGGCGGTGGGAGCCATCATCTATTCGGCCGGAAAACGCAAGATATCCGAGCTATCCAAAGTAAAATTCAAAATGCCCCTGACGGCCTTCGCCTTTTTTGTGGGGGTGTTTGCACTTTCGGGGATGCCGCCTTTTAACGGTTTCGTTTCCAAGTTTACCCTGTTCCTGGCATTGGGCGAGGCCAAACTGATGTGGGCGGCCATCATCGGCATCATCACCTCGCTGTTCACCCTGGTCTGCTTCTTTCGGGCCGGGTATAAGATCTTCTGGTCGGAAAAGGAAGTTCACGCAGTCGGCGCCGAGGCCACCACCGCCACCGAGGTTCCGGCGGCCATGTGGGTGGGAATGGTCCTGCTGGCTGTCGCGGCCATCGTGCTGGGGGTGTTTCCCCAGATAATGCATCCCCTGTTGGACAGCGCCACCAAGTGCATTTTGAGGATATTGATCGGGGGCTAA
- a CDS encoding four helix bundle protein gives MAKSFEELKIWQQARELTNIVYKLTGQNKFLKDNSLNNQMRRAAVSIMANIAEGFERGGNTEFIQFLYIAKSSCGELRSHFVVALDQQYITDTDFNSSREKAAGLSAMISNMITYLKKSKIKGEKYL, from the coding sequence ATGGCAAAATCTTTTGAAGAGTTGAAAATATGGCAACAGGCCAGAGAATTGACAAATATTGTTTATAAACTAACCGGACAAAACAAGTTTCTCAAAGATAATAGCCTGAATAACCAAATGCGAAGAGCTGCTGTATCAATAATGGCTAATATTGCCGAGGGTTTTGAACGGGGAGGAAATACAGAGTTTATCCAGTTTTTATACATAGCGAAAAGCTCTTGTGGCGAGTTAAGAAGCCATTTTGTAGTGGCGTTAGATCAGCAATATATCACTGATACGGATTTTAACTCGTCAAGAGAAAAAGCCGCTGGACTTTCAGCTATGATAAGCAACATGATTACATATTTGAAGAAAAGCAAAATTAAAGGCGAGAAATACCTTTAA
- a CDS encoding phosphate/phosphite/phosphonate ABC transporter substrate-binding protein: protein MKQFEKQKAKSKKQKFSRHYMATIMFSAICFLNLAGCGNLPQGRYGQEAVKIAVLPAYSTAAMSARFLPLLDKLSRETGFDMQYISAENIASFGASIENSQAQLVICDALTFLTLQKTKNAVALAIGRDQSGSAETSGLIITSFPAYAKGINDVSKLKDRAICCASKQSSEGYLSQAKYLFDQGIDPERDLRIVTVGQLDRVLASLDKGDFAAGFVPLSLWNDSLAKYYKVLATGQPVPNWALASLQGGHTEMDDMVKDAILALDPAKSEDQKILSGLGFYRFAETGSVDFRAFSEMADQMKTPY from the coding sequence ATGAAACAATTTGAAAAGCAAAAAGCAAAAAGCAAAAAGCAAAAGTTCAGCCGGCACTATATGGCAACAATTATGTTTTCTGCCATCTGCTTTCTGAATTTAGCTGGCTGCGGGAACCTGCCCCAGGGGCGCTACGGCCAGGAGGCGGTTAAGATAGCGGTGCTGCCGGCCTACTCCACCGCCGCCATGAGCGCCAGATTTCTGCCACTGCTGGACAAGCTTTCCCGTGAGACCGGCTTTGACATGCAGTATATCTCCGCCGAGAACATCGCCAGCTTCGGGGCTTCCATAGAAAATTCCCAGGCCCAGCTGGTGATCTGCGACGCCTTGACCTTCCTGACCCTGCAGAAGACCAAGAATGCCGTGGCTCTTGCCATCGGCCGGGACCAGTCCGGCTCCGCCGAAACCAGCGGACTGATAATCACATCTTTTCCGGCATATGCCAAGGGGATCAACGACGTCTCCAAGCTAAAGGACCGGGCGATCTGCTGCGCCTCCAAGCAGTCGTCCGAGGGCTATCTCTCCCAGGCAAAATATCTTTTTGACCAAGGGATCGATCCGGAACGCGATCTGAGGATAGTAACCGTCGGACAGCTGGACCGGGTGCTGGCCAGCCTGGATAAGGGCGATTTTGCGGCCGGTTTCGTTCCCCTGTCTCTTTGGAACGACAGCCTGGCCAAATATTACAAAGTCCTGGCGACCGGCCAACCGGTGCCCAACTGGGCGCTGGCATCCCTTCAGGGCGGCCATACCGAAATGGACGACATGGTCAAGGATGCCATCTTGGCCTTGGATCCCGCCAAATCGGAGGATCAAAAAATACTATCTGGGCTGGGCTTTTATCGTTTTGCCGAAACCGGCAGTGTTGACTTCCGGGCATTTTCCGAAATGGCCGACCAAATGAAAACACCATACTGA
- a CDS encoding branched-chain amino acid ABC transporter substrate-binding protein: protein MKKALVTVTILLAATTLLVLSGCEGGGEQIRIGVAAPLTGEQAKAGQDVLHGVQLAVSEWNAKGGVLGKRIVIIAGDDRADEKEAYIVAEKLANQRVCGIVGHYNSHCSIAGSRIYNQRMLPQISPSSTNPKFTEQGFINVFRTCGRDDQQGRVAADFAINNLKVKKVALFNDGTTYGRGLTEEFKKLIIASIQLPAGSRGKNAIPAVEIVAEAELQPVNEGQAPGYDAVLDPLISIQPDLVYFGGSYPEGAVLVRKIKERKLKSVFMAGDAIANSVYLKAGGIATEGTYFTFGPAVEDMPEAGRFYGSFKARYGEIGPYSVYSYDAAMVLLQAIEKAGITAGDSLVSVLHSQKFSGALGEIDFNAKGDITAAPYVIWRVKGGEFIPVKEGAENTDK, encoded by the coding sequence ATGAAAAAGGCACTTGTTACGGTAACAATTTTACTGGCCGCAACGACATTATTGGTTCTCTCGGGCTGCGAGGGCGGCGGGGAACAGATTCGGATCGGGGTGGCCGCCCCGCTGACCGGAGAGCAGGCCAAGGCCGGACAGGATGTCCTGCATGGCGTCCAGCTGGCGGTCTCCGAATGGAATGCCAAGGGCGGGGTGCTGGGCAAAAGGATAGTGATCATCGCCGGGGATGACCGGGCCGATGAGAAGGAAGCATATATCGTGGCCGAGAAGCTGGCCAATCAGCGCGTCTGCGGAATAGTCGGGCACTACAACAGCCACTGCTCCATCGCCGGCAGCCGGATATATAATCAAAGAATGCTTCCGCAGATCTCTCCGTCCTCCACCAATCCCAAATTCACCGAGCAGGGATTTATTAATGTGTTCCGCACCTGCGGGCGCGATGACCAGCAGGGCCGGGTGGCGGCCGATTTCGCGATCAATAACCTGAAGGTAAAAAAGGTGGCCCTCTTTAACGATGGCACCACCTATGGCCGCGGACTTACCGAGGAGTTCAAGAAATTGATCATCGCTTCGATACAGCTGCCGGCCGGTTCCAGAGGCAAAAACGCCATTCCGGCAGTTGAGATCGTGGCCGAAGCCGAGCTGCAGCCGGTCAATGAGGGCCAGGCCCCCGGCTATGACGCAGTGCTGGACCCGCTGATCAGCATTCAGCCGGATCTGGTCTACTTCGGCGGCAGCTATCCCGAAGGAGCGGTGCTGGTGCGGAAGATCAAGGAGCGCAAGTTAAAGAGCGTCTTCATGGCCGGCGATGCCATTGCCAATTCGGTATATCTAAAAGCCGGGGGCATTGCCACGGAGGGCACCTATTTCACCTTCGGTCCGGCGGTGGAGGACATGCCCGAGGCCGGCAGGTTCTACGGCTCGTTCAAGGCCCGCTACGGCGAGATCGGGCCGTATTCGGTCTATTCCTATGACGCCGCCATGGTGCTGTTGCAGGCCATCGAAAAGGCCGGGATCACCGCCGGGGATTCGCTGGTCAGCGTGCTGCATTCCCAGAAGTTCTCCGGGGCCCTGGGCGAGATTGATTTCAATGCGAAGGGCGACATCACGGCCGCGCCGTATGTCATCTGGAGGGTCAAGGGCGGGGAGTTTATTCCGGTGAAAGAGGGGGCGGAAAATACTGACAAGTAG